A genomic region of Sphingobacteriales bacterium contains the following coding sequences:
- the rpsB gene encoding 30S ribosomal protein S2 — translation MPNISQQELLDAGVHFGHLKKKWNPKMSPYIFMERKGIHIIDLNKTATSLEKAGSAMRAIARSGRKILFVATKKQAKDIVYAAAQRVNMPYVTERWLGGMLTNFTTIRKSVKKMQNTEKMLSDGTLDNITKKEKLMLNREKENQFRVLGGIASLSRIPSAIFLVDIGHEHIALAEAQRLGITTFGMVDTNADPNKVDFPIPANDDAAKSISVITNYIVECIREGLEERRQERDANGGDAPESEVAEVGGEDRRRLRRRGDKGGDASKED, via the coding sequence ATGCCAAATATATCGCAGCAAGAATTGTTAGATGCCGGTGTACACTTCGGTCATCTTAAAAAGAAATGGAATCCTAAAATGTCGCCCTATATTTTTATGGAGCGCAAAGGTATTCATATCATTGACCTCAATAAAACAGCTACTTCTTTGGAAAAAGCAGGTAGTGCTATGCGGGCTATCGCTCGCTCCGGAAGAAAAATTTTGTTCGTAGCTACTAAAAAACAAGCCAAAGATATTGTATATGCTGCCGCTCAACGTGTAAATATGCCTTATGTTACTGAACGTTGGCTCGGTGGTATGCTCACTAACTTTACTACCATTCGCAAATCGGTGAAAAAAATGCAAAACACCGAAAAAATGTTGAGTGATGGTACCTTGGATAATATCACCAAAAAAGAAAAACTGATGCTCAACCGCGAAAAAGAAAATCAATTCCGTGTGTTGGGAGGTATCGCTTCTTTGAGCCGTATCCCTTCTGCTATCTTTTTGGTGGATATCGGACACGAGCATATCGCTTTGGCTGAGGCTCAACGCTTGGGTATTACTACTTTTGGTATGGTGGATACCAACGCCGACCCCAATAAAGTGGATTTCCCTATCCCCGCCAATGATGATGCCGCTAAATCTATTTCAGTTATCACCAACTACATCGTGGAGTGTATTCGCGAAGGTTTGGAAGAACGCCGCCAAGAGCGCGATGCCAACGGCGGTGATGCACCCGAAAGCGAAGTGGCTGAAGTTGGCGGAGAAGACCGCCGCCGCTTGCGCCGCCGTGGCGACAAAGGTGGAGATGCTTCCAAAGAAGATTAA
- the dnaA gene encoding chromosomal replication initiator protein DnaA, with protein sequence MSKTVEQIWTDCLVIIKDSINAQSYKTWFEPIKPVKYEANILTIQVPSQFFYEWLEEHYVNLLSKTIKSVLGSGVRLEYRIVIENQYPSGKQKESTYAYTAANKESETSPTQNIQNPFVIPGIKKMPFELQLNPNYTFEAFIEGECNQLARSAGIAVANKPGGTAFNPLVLYGGVGLGKTHLIQAIGNQIKRLFPNKSILYVSSEKFTHQFIEAVRNNTLNDFVRFYQMVDVLLIDDIQFFAEKDKTQDIFFHVFNHLHQSGKQIVMTSDCAPKDMVGMEERLLSRFKWGLIADLQMPDFETRMAILEYKMLAEGIELPKEVVEYVAYNVSSSVRELEGVLISLVAHASLAQRRVDLNLAKTVIKTHNNNSVKDLSIPFIQKTVADYFHISIDILKGQTRKREAVQARQIAMYFVKTYTNYSLKQIGRDFGGRDHSTVIHSCQAVSDQIDTDPVFERTIKDLDKTIKMNI encoded by the coding sequence ATGTCAAAAACAGTAGAACAAATATGGACAGACTGCTTAGTCATTATCAAGGATAGCATTAATGCACAAAGCTACAAAACCTGGTTTGAGCCAATTAAGCCCGTAAAATACGAAGCCAATATACTTACTATTCAAGTGCCGAGCCAGTTTTTTTATGAATGGTTGGAGGAGCATTATGTCAATCTATTGAGTAAAACCATCAAAAGCGTATTGGGGAGCGGAGTACGATTAGAATATCGGATAGTGATTGAAAATCAATATCCGTCGGGCAAGCAAAAAGAAAGCACCTACGCTTACACTGCCGCTAACAAAGAGAGCGAAACAAGCCCTACTCAAAACATTCAAAATCCATTTGTAATACCGGGTATCAAAAAAATGCCCTTTGAGTTGCAACTCAATCCCAACTACACCTTTGAGGCATTTATTGAGGGTGAATGCAACCAATTGGCACGCTCGGCGGGCATTGCCGTTGCCAACAAACCCGGCGGCACAGCTTTTAATCCATTGGTATTATATGGTGGTGTGGGTTTGGGAAAAACGCACCTCATACAAGCCATCGGCAACCAAATCAAACGTTTGTTTCCAAACAAAAGCATATTATATGTATCGTCAGAAAAATTCACCCACCAGTTTATAGAAGCCGTGCGCAACAATACGCTCAATGATTTTGTGCGTTTTTATCAAATGGTAGATGTATTATTGATAGATGACATACAATTTTTTGCCGAAAAGGATAAAACACAAGATATTTTCTTTCATGTTTTCAACCACTTGCACCAAAGCGGCAAGCAGATAGTGATGACAAGCGACTGCGCACCGAAAGATATGGTAGGTATGGAAGAACGCTTGTTGTCTCGTTTTAAATGGGGGCTGATCGCCGACCTTCAAATGCCCGATTTTGAAACGCGCATGGCGATATTAGAATACAAAATGCTCGCCGAAGGCATAGAGTTGCCGAAAGAAGTAGTAGAATATGTAGCCTACAATGTGAGTTCAAGTGTGCGGGAATTGGAAGGCGTATTGATTTCGTTGGTGGCTCATGCTTCGCTGGCACAGCGGAGAGTGGATTTGAATTTGGCAAAAACCGTTATCAAAACCCACAACAACAATTCTGTAAAAGACCTGTCTATTCCTTTTATACAAAAAACGGTAGCGGATTATTTTCATATCTCCATTGATATACTCAAAGGACAAACCCGCAAACGCGAAGCGGTGCAGGCACGCCAAATAGCGATGTATTTTGTAAAAACATACACCAACTACTCCTTAAAACAAATCGGCAGAGACTTCGGCGGACGCGACCACAGTACAGTAATACACTCCTGTCAGGCGGTGAGCGACCAAATAGATACCGATCCGGTTTTTGAGCGCACCATCAAAGATTTGGATAAAACAATTAAGATGAACATCTAA
- the rplM gene encoding 50S ribosomal protein L13 codes for MNTLSYKTRSFRKEDVKRDWYVIDMEGQTLGRACTQIASILRGKHKPIFTQHVDTGDYVVVLNAEKVALSGKKLTDYQHLRHTGYPGGQRASTPREILEKHPERLVEMAVRRMLPKNILGKAMYRKLFVYAGAEHPHTQKMKPLEIK; via the coding sequence GTGAATACTCTTAGTTATAAGACCCGCTCCTTTCGCAAAGAAGACGTAAAGCGCGATTGGTATGTGATTGATATGGAAGGTCAAACTTTGGGACGCGCCTGCACCCAAATTGCTTCTATTTTGCGCGGTAAGCACAAACCCATCTTTACCCAACACGTAGATACCGGTGATTATGTGGTGGTATTAAATGCCGAAAAAGTGGCATTGAGCGGTAAAAAACTCACCGACTATCAACATTTGCGCCACACCGGTTATCCGGGAGGACAACGTGCCAGCACTCCACGCGAAATTTTGGAAAAACACCCCGAACGCTTGGTAGAAATGGCTGTACGCCGTATGTTGCCTAAAAATATTTTGGGCAAGGCTATGTACAGAAAATTGTTTGTGTATGCCGGTGCCGAACACCCCCATACCCAAAAAATGAAACCCCTTGAAATCAAATAA
- the rpsI gene encoding 30S ribosomal protein S9, with the protein MPSKQSNGVGRRKTAVARVFVAAGSGMITVNNKDYKNYFPIDFLQLVLTEPLRILGIEDKYDIKINVNGGGIKGQAEACRLGIARALVKDNPTEVTVERNGQEVQLNEVKMKLKAGNRDILTRDARKVERKKPGLLKARRAKQFSKR; encoded by the coding sequence ATGCCAAGTAAACAAAGCAATGGAGTAGGCAGAAGAAAAACCGCCGTAGCGCGTGTGTTTGTGGCTGCCGGAAGCGGTATGATTACCGTTAATAATAAGGATTATAAAAACTATTTCCCGATTGATTTTTTGCAGTTGGTTCTTACTGAGCCTTTGCGCATTTTGGGAATAGAAGATAAATATGATATTAAAATTAATGTAAACGGCGGCGGTATCAAAGGACAAGCAGAAGCCTGCCGTTTGGGTATTGCGCGGGCTTTGGTAAAAGACAATCCTACCGAAGTAACCGTAGAACGCAATGGTCAGGAAGTGCAGCTGAACGAAGTAAAAATGAAACTTAAAGCCGGCAACCGCGATATTCTTACCCGCGATGCCCGTAAAGTTGAGCGTAAAAAACCGGGCTTGCTCAAAGCACGCCGCGCTAAACAATTCAGTAAACGTTAA